The following nucleotide sequence is from Endozoicomonas sp. GU-1.
GTCAATGAACTGCTGATAGCCAATGACTGGCAGCTCGGCGGTGAGTCTTCAGGCCACATTATCTGTCGTGATGCATCGACCACGGGTGATGGCATTGTCTCGGCATTGAAAGTGTTAAAAGCCATGCAGACAGCAGGTAAGTCACTGTCTGAAATGGTGGCTGCGATCACACTTTATCCACAAGTCATGATCAATGTCCGGGTGCAGAACAAGCGGGACACCGACACTATTCCAGGTATTGTTGAGGCGGTAAAAAAAGCAGAAGAAGAGATGGCCGGAAAAGGCCGCGTGCTTCTCAGAGCTTCAGGAACTGAGCCAGTCATTCGAGTGATGGTAGAAGGTGAAGACGGCGATCAGGTAAAGGCCCAGGCGGAAAAGCTGGCAAAAGTGGTTGAACAGGAAATGTGCTGAATGACGCCCGGTGCAGGTATCGGCCTGCACTGGAGCTGTGTTGCCTTGATTTCAATAGCTTCGCAGGGCTTGACTTATTGTATGTTGGTGTCTTTCGGGTTAGTATTCCGGCCTCGCGATCAAAGAGGTAAGCGGTATGCGTCAGCCACTGGTAGCCGGAAACTGGAAGATGAATGGTTCTTCTGACAGTATCCGTGAGCTTGTTGATGGAATCCTTTCGGGACTTGAAACCAAGGCTGAGGTGCTCGTTTTTCCACCTAGCGTATACGTTCAGCAGGTACGCGACTTGCTGAAGGGTTCTGCGGTTAAATTGGGTGTGCAAAATGCCTCCGATAAGCTGTCAGGAGCCTATACGGGTGAAATCTCTCCTCTGATGGCCAAAGACCTTGGCTGTGAATATGTACTTATTGGTCACTCTGAGCGTCGTTCCCTGTATGGCGAAACCGATGCCGATGTGGCTGCGAAATTCTGTGCTCTGGTTGACCAGGGTCTGGTGCCAGTGCTTTGCGTTGGTGAGACTCTGTCTGAGCGCGAAGCTGGTGACACTATGAAAGTAGTGGCTCATCAGATCAATACTGTGCTTCGGGCTGCTGGTCCGGAGCGTCTGGCTAATTATGTAATTGCCTATGAACCAGTTTGGGCTATTGGAACCGGCCTGACTGCAACCCCTGAACAGGCGCAGGAAGTTCATGCTGAAATTCGTGCGCTGCTGGCAGAAAACGATCCGTCCATGGCGGACAGAACCCGTGTTCTGTATGGTGGCAGCATGAAGGCTGACAACGCGGCAGAACTGATGAGCCAGCCTGATGTTGATGGTGGTCTGATCGGTGGTGCTTCGCTGGTAGCTGCTGATTTCAAGGTGATTTGTCACGCTGCGGGATAGTAATGGAAACCATTATTCTTCTTGTGCACGTGCTGGTAGCTGTTGGCGTGATCGCTATGATCATGCTGCAGCAGGGCAAAGGTGCAGAAACAGGAGCCAGTTTTGGCTCGGGGGCTTCGCAAACGGTGTTTGGAAGCCAGGGCTCAGCAAACTTTCTGAGCCGTACAACCGCTATTCTGGCAACGATCTTTTTCGTCACCAGTATCGGTCTGGCGATGATGGCCAGGCAGAAAGCTGATAGTGTTGCTGATGCTGGTTTACCGTCTGTTCAGATTGAACAGAGTGTGCCGGTCAATGATGCGCCTTTTTCGGTTGATTCATTAGAAAACACTATCGGAAGCGATGCGCCTGTGTTAGAGTCTCAGCCCGTTGAGAGCAGCGGCTCCAGCAACTCTGAAAACCCTCAGTAAGATTTAAAATCTTATTGATTTATAAAGAGTTTTCAGAAATAATTTTGCTGTCGCCGAGAGCGACAGCTTAGGCCGAAGTGGTGGAATTGGTAGACACGCTGTCTTGAGGGGGCAGTGCCTGTATGGGCGTACGAGTTCGAGTCTCGTCTTCGGCACCAATAGAATCAAGGGATTACGGGGATTTAGGAATAGACTGACATAGTCGTTTCCCAAAAAAATTCCCAAAAAAAAGCGGCTAAAAAGATAGCCTCTTAATAGTACTTTGGTTTATGACTATTGCTTGGCAATAGTCGCATAAAAAAAGGCCTGAGATGGCCTTTTTTTGTATCTTCGTTTTCTTCATCTCGTTCCTTTGACTTCCTGTGTTTTACGGATGTAAACCTTCTTGGCTTCCAGGGTTTGTGTCCGGATACCAGTCCTTCATCATCTGGTTCAGCTATGAGTTGATACCCACAACGTTCGTGCTGAGGCTGTCGAAGGGCGGAAACTTTGGACTCTAATAGATCGTGCCAGGCACCCTTCGACTCCGCTCAGGGTGAACGGAGGTTGTACACGTCAAACTCATTGAAACCATGTGCTAGGGCAAAAAACAGGGCTCATGGGCAATCAGCTCAAAGCACTGCTCTATATCCTGATCATAAAAGACTTCGTGCCACTTATCGGTGTGCCGCATATAAGACAGCGTATAGGTGTTATTACCGCTGTAGGACATTCTGGCAAACTTCCGTTCAAAGGACGGGCTGATGGCATCGGGAGATGGGCAGTGGTAAGTGGCGCAGAAATAGAAAAAACTGCCATGCCATTTGGTAAAGATATCCACCAGATAGTTGAAGCTCGGGTTCTCCGGCGGAGGCTGGACATTTGCCGGTTTCAGGTATTCCTCTACCCATTGGTCGGCCCTGGCTTTCAGGGCTGCTTTGGTCTCGGGTGATACTTTGGGGTTGGGTGCCCTTTTGGTTGCGGGCATCCACATATAACTGCTCATAAATCTCTCTGCTGCCAGATACTGCTCTGATACATTGCATACAATCCAAGGTAGCCCAAAATTCCTACGCCATTGGCCAGGATATCCCTGTTCTCTTTTCAAGAGCGCTGCCCGCTTCCTGAAAAGAAAAGCTGCTTTTTTCGGGAAGCGGGCAGCGTTCTTTGAAGGGCATAAAGCTTATCGTAGCAATATGGTCGCTTCGATAAAACCTTCAATACTGCCACAGTCAAAGCGTATGCCCTTGAATTTATAAGCCAGCACACAACCACGCAGAGATTACTTCTTCATTAGCACCTGAAAGGTACACTGGCAAAGCTTCCTGCTCAGATATGGCAATCAATTGATGAAAAAGGTCAACCCCGGCAATCCACTCGGTAATATCCTGCGATAGGTATTAGGAACAGTGGAAATATGTAAGTTCTTCCGGGACAAACCCTCGCAGCCTGTTTAAACGCTATCCTTATACAAAAATAGCGACAAGAGACAGGATGAGTGCCCGTGAATATTGACGATGTTATCAACCGGTTATCAAACCATGTGATGGGTGAGCTGCCCAGGGAAACCCTGCTGGCGGCCAGTGAGCAGCGGACGGAATTGATTCCGCGTCTGCTTGACTATCTGGAAGGCGTTGCCGGGCAGGGGGATGAGATACCCGAAAGCCAGCGTGTGGATCTGGTCTTTTTTGCCTTTTACCTGCTGGCTCAATTCCGGGCATCAAAGGCATTGCCGGTGATGCTTCGGATAGTGTCTGCCAAACCCCGGACGGTCAATCGACTGCTTGGTTATGTAGTCAGTGAGAGCCTGGCGCGAATACTGGCATCGGTGATCGCTGGTGAAGTCATCAGCGAAAGTGACACCAATAACGGATGTAACGTGGAGCCACTGAAGCAGTTAATTGAAAACACAGCGGTCCATCCTTGCGTTCGATCTTCCTGTTTGACCTGCCTGACGATTCTGGTTTTCCATGGTTTTCTGCCCCGAGAGGTACTGGTCAGCTACTTTCAGCAGCTGTTTAGTGGTGGGCTTGAGCAGGAGCGGAGTCCGGTCTGGGACGGGCTACTCTCTAACTGCATCATTGTCGGAGCCGCCGAGCTGGAAACTTCTGTTTTGGACGTGTTTGACCGGGGACTGCTGACCGATTCATTTATGGGCAGGGAGCGGTTAAGTAAGATGTTACAGGAGCATTCCGGCGAGGTTAGCTTTCCATCCTATGAAAGCTCTGCCCTGATTGATGATTGTGTGGCTGAGTTGCAAGGTTGGGCCAGCTTTAACAACACGCGGCCGCAGGAGAAGCCCGCTGAAAGAGCACCTGTCGGAAGCAACGCGGAGCCAGAAGGCGTTCAGCGTGTGATGCGGCCCTGGCCAGCCAGAAAACCACCGGTTCGCACGCGTGCGGGGGCACAGCGGTTGCCAGGTCAGCAACGGCCCTTTCCACCTTCCTCTCCCGGAAAGCCTGCACAGCCGCTGGTCAGACAACACCCGAAGGTGGGAAGAAATGATCCCTGCCCCTGCGGTAGCGGGCGCAAGTATAAGAAGTGTTGCGGCTGATGGGTGAGAAAAGGTCGTTTCCCACGGGATGGACCGTGGGAGTGTAATACCAGTGGTATTCAATGCTTTTGAACTGAATCCGCCATTTACATGTTGCTATCATCGACATAATGAGGGTTTGATTGACCATACCAGCTGCAAAGTCCCTTGTGGTTACGCCCATCTTGTAATGGCTTAATATTTGCGTAAGATGGCTGATCGTCTGGTAGTGGAAAGCTTAAAGATTTAGCGAAGTCTTCTAATTCTTTTAATTGTTCTCTAATTAACTTTCCTCTAGTTAACTTTTTTCTCATTATAGGAGTTAGTGCGTCAGTACCGCCCCCTAACATTCTTGAGACAATACAATGCCTGGCAGTTAAAAGTCCCTGTTGTTTAGCTACTGCATGTTCTGTGGATTTCAAAGCTGGAACTAAATCATCTTTTACTTGAGATGCCAGAGAGTTTAAAACTTCTTCAGTTATATCAGGAGATGCAATTCTGTATGCATTTTTAGTAAGTTCAATAGATGCTTTGATATAATATTCTTCCTTGCATTGCCATAATCGCATTGCATCGTGTAAAGACAGGGTCTTTTTAAACTCACTTTTATTTGAGCTTTCTATTAGTATATCTTTCAGCTTATTCTCTAGATTAAGCATATGTTTAATCATGGAAAGAACAATCTGATTGTTTTTTTGGGAGGCGATGAGGGAGTTATCCCATAGGGGAACTGTCCCGCTAAATCCAACAACTGGAATATCAGTAGTGCGTATTATTAGACCATTCTTTCCCCTAAGTGGAATGAGTGGGTATTGTAATGCACTTGCCGATGAGTCAAGTTCCTTTAAAGGTATATTTGTATCACTATGAATGCCACCGTATGTATAGAGGAGCGCTAGCCGATAATAATCACTTCGTAATGCTTGATTTTCGAGTCCTACGTTGTGTAGTTGCGTAATGTTAACAAAGTCTTTATGGAGCTTATCGCAGTCAGGTTCATTAGAATCTTTTAATGCTTTATAAAAGTCTTCATTCAGTTTGTCGACAGTGATGATTTCCACCGTCCCGGATATACCATCACATTTTGATTCAGCAGCAATAAATTTCATTGGTTTATCAGTCAGAACGCAAACATGAAAATCATTGAACTTTCCAAGGCTCTTGAAATGGTGAACTATTTGTACCTGCCTCTCAGGGATAGTTTTCTTACCAACCCATTCAAAAAAGTGGTTTCTTGGTATTAATTCTCCATGCATCTGACTTGTAAATTTCTGGTATGTGCTCTTTATTTCGGAATCTTTTTGTATTAACTCTTTGATAAAATTTTTTGTAGGTAAAGCTTGAGTGGAAGAAACATTCATAAAAACTCCGTTTAACTAATTAAATCCTTTGATCACAAAGAATTAAAGTTGTTAAATTCTAACTAGTAACCAGCTTAGAGTGTGTGGTCAAGAAAAAGTTCCATAAGTTCGAATGAGAAAAGAGCACTACCCGCAAAACCTGTTCTGGTTGTGCGGGTAACGTACAGCAGATCACAGGCGATAAGTAGCTGGCCATATGATTTCATATGGTTAGCTACTTAAAACACCTATCCGGTGGTAACTTCCTCACTTTGGATGTCCAGCCGGGACTTCACCCGGCGTTCTTCCAGTTCTTTCTCTGCCTGTTCTTGCAGTTTTCCAATGTACTCACAATAGGCCGTCAGATTTTGCCTGCGGTTGTGGTCGAATTGTTCAAA
It contains:
- the tpiA gene encoding triose-phosphate isomerase translates to MRQPLVAGNWKMNGSSDSIRELVDGILSGLETKAEVLVFPPSVYVQQVRDLLKGSAVKLGVQNASDKLSGAYTGEISPLMAKDLGCEYVLIGHSERRSLYGETDADVAAKFCALVDQGLVPVLCVGETLSEREAGDTMKVVAHQINTVLRAAGPERLANYVIAYEPVWAIGTGLTATPEQAQEVHAEIRALLAENDPSMADRTRVLYGGSMKADNAAELMSQPDVDGGLIGGASLVAADFKVICHAAG
- a CDS encoding glycosyltransferase, with the translated sequence MNVSSTQALPTKNFIKELIQKDSEIKSTYQKFTSQMHGELIPRNHFFEWVGKKTIPERQVQIVHHFKSLGKFNDFHVCVLTDKPMKFIAAESKCDGISGTVEIITVDKLNEDFYKALKDSNEPDCDKLHKDFVNITQLHNVGLENQALRSDYYRLALLYTYGGIHSDTNIPLKELDSSASALQYPLIPLRGKNGLIIRTTDIPVVGFSGTVPLWDNSLIASQKNNQIVLSMIKHMLNLENKLKDILIESSNKSEFKKTLSLHDAMRLWQCKEEYYIKASIELTKNAYRIASPDITEEVLNSLASQVKDDLVPALKSTEHAVAKQQGLLTARHCIVSRMLGGGTDALTPIMRKKLTRGKLIREQLKELEDFAKSLSFPLPDDQPSYANIKPLQDGRNHKGLCSWYGQSNPHYVDDSNM
- the secG gene encoding preprotein translocase subunit SecG, encoding METIILLVHVLVAVGVIAMIMLQQGKGAETGASFGSGASQTVFGSQGSANFLSRTTAILATIFFVTSIGLAMMARQKADSVADAGLPSVQIEQSVPVNDAPFSVDSLENTIGSDAPVLESQPVESSGSSNSENPQ
- a CDS encoding DUF3024 domain-containing protein — translated: MSSYMWMPATKRAPNPKVSPETKAALKARADQWVEEYLKPANVQPPPENPSFNYLVDIFTKWHGSFFYFCATYHCPSPDAISPSFERKFARMSYSGNNTYTLSYMRHTDKWHEVFYDQDIEQCFELIAHEPCFLP